In the genome of Arabidopsis thaliana chromosome 4, partial sequence, the window CCACTTACTTGGAAGCCACTGACATAACAGATAAACAATGTAGTGACTTGCAACAAAACTCcttaaaataccaaaaacgTATACTCTAGGAGCTTGGCTTCTTGTATCTTTGTTGACTTCTGATTTAACGTCAATAGACACTGAGGAAAAAGAGTTCTCTTAGAGCCGCCattcaaaagttttaagaattttaagTCAAGTGTAAGCAAATAAGAAAGGTCAATGGTCAGCATGAGACTACTAAATTATGATACTGCTGTCATCTATCACCTGACCCatctttattattatacacAAATTAGTAAAAGTCTGCCAAGTTTGATTAGTGCAACTTGTATCTGGGGTATTTAGTTACTataataaatatcattttgtGTATAAAGAAAGGTCTCTTCTGTATCTAAAAGACATATCAAACGAAAGAAATCAATAAACACAATATTCTTTCTTCCAaattttctcatttctcaTGGGCATATCTCAAGTACACTATTGCAATGGTAAGCAAAAGGTACCTGATGACGTTAGATCATTTGATCCTCTTTCGATGAAATATAATAACCACGAGTGTTAATTTTTCAGGTGACCAGAACTTAGAAGCAAACCTTCTAGATCATGAGGAAACTGAATCATTTTCAGTACCTCAAACGAAGAACTGTAAGAGGTGGCTCCGTGTCTCCATATACGCAATCTTTGTCATCTTCTGCCAACCACTTGCTACAGTTCTGGGTAGACTGTACTATGAAAATGGAGGGAAAAGCACATATGTGGTAACACTTCTTCAACTCATTGGCTTCCCTGTACTGATTCTCTTCCGCTTCTTTTCTCGAATCAGGCAACCCAAATCAACAGATACAAATTTCAGTCAGTCCCCTTCCTTCACCACCCTTGCATCGGTTTACTTGTGCACTGGACTGCTAGTGTCTGCTTATGCTTATTTGTCTGCAGTTGGGTTGCTTTACTTACCAGTCTCTACTTTCTCCCTCATCTTGGCCTCACAGTTGGCCTTCACTGcctttttctcatatttcCTTAACTCGCAAAAGTTCACTCCTTTGATAGTcaattctttgtttctccttaCGGTTTCCTCTGCCCTCCTCGTGGTCAACACTGATTCagaaaacacaacaaatgTATCTAGAGTACAATATGTGATTGGGTTCATCTGTACCATTGGTGCTTCCGCTGGGATTGGATTGGTACTATCTCTGATACAACTGCTCTTCAGGAAAGTTTTCACGAAGCATACATCCTCAGCAGTCCTGGACTTGGCCAATTACCAGTCTCTAGTTGCAACTTGTGTGGTACTCATAGGACTGTTTGCAAGTGGAGAGTGGAGAACTCTGCCAAGTGAGATGAGAAACTACAAACTGGGGAAAGTGTCATATATCTTGACTTTGGCCTCAGCAGCTATTTTCTGGCAAGTATACACTGTTGGTTGTGTGGGATTAATCTTCGAGTCTTCTTCTGTGTTCTCCAATTCCATAACTGCTGTGGGACTGCCTATAGTTCCAGTTGTAGCAGTGATAGTTTTCCATGATAAGATGGATGCATCAAAGATTTTCTCCATCATTTTAGCTATCTGGGGCTTCCTTTCATTTGTCTATCAGCACTACCTCGACGAAAAGAAGTTGAAGACTTGCCAGACAAAACCTGTTGAGGAAGAAACACAAACTTTATGAAACAAGTTGTATCGAAGGTCTCAGAAACAAACATACATAGTTGTACACAGTCATGTAAATAACCTATATAAAGCTTGTATGTGTAATATCCGTAATGGTCCATGCAAATGGGATATGTATGTCGCTCATATTTCAGGTATTTAGAACTTTTATTCAAAAGAGTATTGTGTAATACGAGCAGAGTGATAAAAGCAGTCATTTATTTAACAGAAAAACCATGTCAATTTTGTGATACTTTCATTGTGTGAGTGTGAAACCCGATAAAAATTGACCAGTTAGCATAACTTACAGATATGTCAATGCAATATTCTCCTTTCTAGTTTTGAAATGCACCTAAATCTTGggaaacaagaacaaacagCAAATCATGTATAATGAGAGATAGAAGATAATTTGTCAGATTGGTCCAACATCCTTGGGGAAACAGAGCTTTGAACAAAAAGTAAATGACCAGAAATAATACCATTTTATATAGCGACTTCCTCTGCCGTCCAGTATTAAGTTGTTGCGAATGTCTTCTCTTGAAAAGATAGGCGAGACATAATCTTTAGCTAACGTCAGCATCATCTTGATGGCAAAAACTTCATGACTAGCCATGGAAACCGAAGTGTGTACCCAatccaaataaatttaaaaagacaaataactTTTAGAAATGTCGTCCTCATCAAGATCACAGAATACTACAACTTGTGTACACGTTCATACATATGCGTATGCGTGTTAAGTTTCTATTTGTCTATGCGTATGGGGTTCATGTCCTCCACATAGTTGCAGAAGAAAGTCTGAATGAATATTGCCTACACATAATTTCCTCCTAGACTTAACTCATCTCTTGGTCAACAATAGAGGCATCTTTGCATGTAGAAAGACTACAGATACTAAATTCatggaaagagaagagatatgGTTGGCATTTACTGAATGTGGGgccaagaacaaagaaaacttaGACGGTGACCGATTCCTAATCCCAGAATATATAACTTAGCATATCTCACCCATATCAAAGGAGCAATCACTTGGTAGCATTATCAACCAAGAGAATTGATAATAAGATACGTTAGTTCCTCCTTGTCCATCTCCAAGGTGGTGATTCCACATCCACCATGACGGCGGATCAAGAACTACAAATCATTGGTGAGTAAGCATAAACCAGTTTGTGGTGAACGTCCTATTCTttcatcttcaaaaaaaaaaaagatggttatgatattttataattcaaTATATGAAACGATCGACaacaaataaactaatttttgcGTTATTTTCACTCACTTACCAGTTCGGCAGGGAAAAGAACCAAATCCAACAGTTCAAGATGAAAGAAATTCAGTCAGTAGCAGCCAAGCAGAAGTATCTCACTCTAACACATACAAACGGTGGCTCAGGGTGACTTTATATACATTCTTTGTCATTTCAGGCCAAACAGTTGCTACAATTTTGGGCAGAGTATACTATGACAACGGAGGAAACAGTAAATGGCTAGCAACGGTAGTTCAACTTGTTGGCTTTCCTGTGCTACTTCCATATTATATCTTGTCATTTAAAACACATGCAACAACTGATAGAGATGGAAAAAGAACCTCACCTAGGAACCGTGTATTGGTTTACGTAGTGCTTGGACTTCTTGTAGGAGCAGATTGCTATCTGTACTCCATTGGACTTCTTTACTTACCCGTTTCTACCTATTCCCTGATCTGTGCATCTCAGTTAGCCTTCAatgctttcttctcttattttcttaactcACAAAAACTTACCCCTATCATTTTAAATTCTCTTTTCCTCCTAACTATATCTTCCACCCTACTTGCATTCAATAATGAGGAGACAGACTCCACAAAAGTTACAAAAGGAGAGTATGTCAAAGGTTTCATATGCACCGTTGCTGCGTCTGCTGGTTATGGTCTAGTCTTATCCCTACAACAGCTAGCCTTTCTAAAAGTCctaaagaagcaaaatttcTCAGAAGTTATGGATATGATAATCTACGTGAGTCTAGTGGCCAGTTGTGTTAGCGTGGTGGGGCTTTTTGCTAGCAGTGAGTGGAAAACTTTGAGCAGTGAAATGGATAACTACAAACATGGGAAGGTATCCTACATTATGAACCTAGTGTGGACAGCTGTTACCTGGCAGGTATTCTCCATCGGTGGCACAGGACTGATCTTCGAGCTCTCCTCTCTATTCTCAAATGCAATAAGCGTTTTGGGACTCCCAGTGGTTCCTATCTTGGCTGTAATCATTTTCCATGACAAAATGAATGGGTTAAAGGTGATTTCTATGATCCTAGCTATTTGGGGTTTCACTTCCTATGTCTACCAACAATATCTTGATGacaaaaacttgaagaaaaatcatgaaatCACAACAACAGAATCCCCTGACCCACCAGAAGCAGAAGAGTCAACTTGGCAATCAAAATAAGCTGATATTTTGAAAGATGCTGTCCCGCAGTTTACAGACTCAATCAATCTAGTTAAGTAAACTTACTTTACTTATCGGCCTGGAGGCATCCTACATTGAAGAATACACAATACATTTTTGATGCAACTAATGTAAAGTCTCAGCTTGAAATTTTTTGCATCATTGTAACAGGAAGTAGATTTCATTTAAATAAGTAGTGAATGACTTTGGTTTAGTTTCAATTACGATTACCCAAATTACATTGTAATCTCAGTGAACCAACAATCTTAAGTTTAGAACAGCTGATTACAAAAGTTCATCGTTTAAACTTGGGTTCATAGCAGCTAAAGATTAAATGTAACTCAACCCTGTATGTAACAAGAACCTGTAGGCAGATTGATAAAAgtagatatttatttaataaaaaaccATGTCAATTTTGTGAGTGTGACACCTGATAAAAATTAACCCTTAGCCATAACTTAAAAAGATTTCAATGCACTATTCCACTTTCTAGTTTTACCTGAAACATTGTGAAACAAGGACACACAGAAAATCATTTctaatgaagaaagaagaaatattaatCAGACAGGTCCAAACATCCTTGGTGAAACAGAGCTTTGTACAAAAAGTAAATGACCAGAAATAATACCATTTGGCAGTCTCCATCTTAGCAGTTAATAAAGTGACTTCCTCTGCCATCCAATATTGTGGTGCAAATGTCTTCTTTTGAAAAGAGAAGCGAGACATCATCTCCATAAATGTGTTTCTAATCCACATGCCTGATCTCATAAGAGAAAGATAGTCAGACGGAACAAgccaaagaaattaaagaagacGAATAACTTTCAAAATAGACATCCTGACGGTCATACAATCTTACAACTTGTGTGCATGCGTGTTAAGTTTGTGTCTATGCATATGGCTGATGTGTCACACAGGTATAAAATACTGAGTGACTAATGGCTACACATCATTTCCTTCTTGATTTGACTCGACTCATCTCTAGATCAACAATAgtgacaaaagaaattaaattcaCAGCAAGAGAAGATATACAGTTGGCATTTACTGAATGTGGGGACAAGTACAATCAAAACATAGACGATGACCGATTCCTAATCTCTAAATATATAGCTACAGCGTGTCTCACCCATATCACAGAAGCAATCACTTGGTAGCACTAGTAACCAAGCAATTTGATAATAAGATACCTAATACTTAGAATCTATTCAGAACATTGTTAGTACCTCCTTGTCCATCTCGAAGGAGGGGGATTCCACATCTACTATGAAGGGGGATCAAGAAGTACAAGTCATTGGTGAGTAAGCATAAACCAGTTCCTCGAGAACCTACTGGTCTTTTATCTTCAAATAAAAGACGAAAAATATGGTTATGGTATCTTATTATTcaatatatcaatatttttcatgtgtGACAACAAATAAGTCATAATCTAATTTCTTGCGTTATTTTCCATCACTCACCAGTTCAGCAGGGAAAAGAACCAATTCCAACAGATCAAGACGAAAGAAGTTCGGTCAGTGGCAGCCAAACAAAACTATCTCACTCTAATACATACAAACGGTGGCTCCGGGTTGCTATCTATACATTCTTTGTCATTTCAGGCCAATCAGTTGCTACAATTCTGGGCAGACTATACTATGAAAATGGAGGAAACAGCAAATGGCTAGCAACGGTAGTTCAGCTTGTAGGCTTTCCTATTCTACTTCCATATCATCTCTTGTCAGTCAAAACACATACAACAACTCAGAGAGATGGCAAATTAACCTCACTTAGGAACCGTGCATTAGTTTACATAGTGCTTGGACTTCTTGTAGGAGCAGCTTGCTACCTATATTCCATTGGACTGCTTTACCTACCTGTTTCTACCCTTTCCCTGATCTGTGCATCACAGTTAGCCTTCACcgctttcttctcttatttaCTCAACTCACAAAAACTTACTCCTATCATTTTGAATTCTCTTTTCCTCCTCACTATATCTTCCACCCTCCTTGCATTTAATAACGAGGAATCAGATTccaaaaaagttacaaaaggAGAGTATGTCAAAGGTTTCGTATGCACCGTTGGTGCATCTGCTGGGTTTGGTCTACTCTTATCCCTACAACAGCTAGCCTTTCGTAAAGTTTTAAAGAAGCAAACTTTCTCAGAAGTTATAAATATGATAATCTACATGAGTCTAGTGGCCAGTTGTGTTAGCGTGGTGGGGCTTTTTGCTAGTAGCGAGTGGAAAACTTTGAGCAGTGAAATGGAAAACTACAAACTTGGGAAGGTATCCTATGTCATGAACCTAGTGTGGACAGCTGTTACCTGGCAGGTATTCTCCATCGGTTGCACAGGACTGATCTTCGAGCTTTCCTCCCTATTCTCAAATGCAATAAGCGCTTTGGGACTCCCCGTGGTTCCTATCCTGGCTGTCATCATTTTCCATGACAAAATGAACGGCTTAAAGGTGATTTCTATGATTCTAGCTATTTGGGGTTTCGTATCCTATGTCTACCAACAATATCTTGATGAAACAAACTTGAAGAAAAGTAATGAAATACCAACAACAGAATCCCCTGACCGACCAGAAGCAGAAGGGTCAAGTGAGCAATCAAAATAAGCTGTTACTTCAAAGATTGTGGCACACACAGTTTACAGACTAAAGCGAGCTGATCAAGTAAACTTACTTTTCTTTATTGGTATGAAGGCAGCCtacaatgaaaaataaacataatagATTTGTGATGCGACTCAAGTGAAGTCACAGCCTGAAAATGTGTGCATCATTGTAACATGaagtatattttatttaaatatatgttgTGCACGATTCTGGTTTAGTTTGGAATAAGATGACCAAAATCACATTATAAGCTCACTGAAATAGCATTAAGTCATTAACAAAGTCAAAACAGCTGATTACAAAAATTCATTGTTTAAAACTCAATCCTGCATATAAAGAGAAGGTGTACACTATGTAGCTTTCTaagtttttgtaatatatcTAGGTGTAAGTAGAGTTCCAATCAGCTTACATCAGGCACCCAACATAGTGAGCCCGAGGATACTTCTTATGCAGTTGTGGCCATTGAACAAAGAATTGATCAGCTATTCTCAACTTGTAAAGCAACAATCCAC includes:
- the PUP10 gene encoding purine permease 10 (purine permease 10 (PUP10); CONTAINS InterPro DOMAIN/s: Protein of unknown function DUF250 (InterPro:IPR004853); BEST Arabidopsis thaliana protein match is: Drug/metabolite transporter superfamily protein (TAIR:AT4G18220.1); Has 419 Blast hits to 410 proteins in 44 species: Archae - 2; Bacteria - 21; Metazoa - 7; Fungi - 18; Plants - 360; Viruses - 0; Other Eukaryotes - 11 (source: NCBI BLink).); protein product: MTADQELQIIVRQGKEPNPTVQDERNSVSSSQAEVSHSNTYKRWLRVTLYTFFVISGQTVATILGRVYYDNGGNSKWLATVVQLVGFPVLLPYYILSFKTHATTDRDGKRTSPRNRVLVYVVLGLLVGADCYLYSIGLLYLPVSTYSLICASQLAFNAFFSYFLNSQKLTPIILNSLFLLTISSTLLAFNNEETDSTKVTKGEYVKGFICTVAASAGYGLVLSLQQLAFLKVLKKQNFSEVMDMIIYVSLVASCVSVVGLFASSEWKTLSSEMDNYKHGKVSYIMNLVWTAVTWQVFSIGGTGLIFELSSLFSNAISVLGLPVVPILAVIIFHDKMNGLKVISMILAIWGFTSYVYQQYLDDKNLKKNHEITTTESPDPPEAEESTWQSK
- a CDS encoding Nucleotide-sugar transporter family protein (Nucleotide-sugar transporter family protein; CONTAINS InterPro DOMAIN/s: Protein of unknown function DUF250 (InterPro:IPR004853); BEST Arabidopsis thaliana protein match is: purine permease 7 (TAIR:AT4G18197.1); Has 35333 Blast hits to 34131 proteins in 2444 species: Archae - 798; Bacteria - 22429; Metazoa - 974; Fungi - 991; Plants - 531; Viruses - 0; Other Eukaryotes - 9610 (source: NCBI BLink).): MGISQVHYCNGDQNLEANLLDHEETESFSVPQTKNCKRWLRVSIYAIFVIFCQPLATVLGRLYYENGGKSTYVVTLLQLIGFPVLILFRFFSRIRQPKSTDTNFSQSPSFTTLASVYLCTGLLVSAYAYLSAVGLLYLPVSTFSLILASQLAFTAFFSYFLNSQKFTPLIVNSLFLLTVSSALLVVNTDSENTTNVSRVQYVIGFICTIGASAGIGLVLSLIQLLFRKVFTKHTSSAVLDLANYQSLVATCVVLIGLFASGEWRTLPSEMRNYKLGKVSYILTLASAAIFWQVYTVGCVGLIFESSSVFSNSITAVGLPIVPVVAVIVFHDKMDASKIFSIILAIWGFLSFVYQHYLDEKKLKTCQTKPVEEETQTL
- a CDS encoding Drug/metabolite transporter superfamily protein (Drug/metabolite transporter superfamily protein; CONTAINS InterPro DOMAIN/s: Protein of unknown function DUF250 (InterPro:IPR004853); BEST Arabidopsis thaliana protein match is: purine permease 10 (TAIR:AT4G18210.1); Has 1807 Blast hits to 1807 proteins in 277 species: Archae - 0; Bacteria - 0; Metazoa - 736; Fungi - 347; Plants - 385; Viruses - 0; Other Eukaryotes - 339 (source: NCBI BLink).) — translated: MKGDQEVQVIVQQGKEPIPTDQDERSSVSGSQTKLSHSNTYKRWLRVAIYTFFVISGQSVATILGRLYYENGGNSKWLATVVQLVGFPILLPYHLLSVKTHTTTQRDGKLTSLRNRALVYIVLGLLVGAACYLYSIGLLYLPVSTLSLICASQLAFTAFFSYLLNSQKLTPIILNSLFLLTISSTLLAFNNEESDSKKVTKGEYVKGFVCTVGASAGFGLLLSLQQLAFRKVLKKQTFSEVINMIIYMSLVASCVSVVGLFASSEWKTLSSEMENYKLGKVSYVMNLVWTAVTWQVFSIGCTGLIFELSSLFSNAISALGLPVVPILAVIIFHDKMNGLKVISMILAIWGFVSYVYQQYLDETNLKKSNEIPTTESPDRPEAEGSSEQSK